ATAGCGGCGCAGGAAGCCGATGACGCCGCGGCGCGGCTTCATCTCGGGCAGCACGTCCGGAAGCTCAGGAGCGACCACGGTGCCGGCGGGGATCTGACCGGCGGAGATCTGGGAAGGTTGCATGTTCAATAGCGGATCCTCGGATCAACGAGGGTGTAGACGAGGTCGATCGCGAGATTGACCAGCACGTAGACGAAGGAGAACAGGAGCACGAGGCCCTGGATCACCGGATAGTCGCGCCTGAGGATCGCATCGACGGTCAGCCGGCCGAGGCCGGGAATGGCGAAGACGCTTTCGGTGACGACGGCGCCGCCGATCAGCAGCGCGATGCCGATGCCGATGACGGTGACGATCGGCACCGCGGCATTCTTCAGGGCATGCAGGAACAGGATGCCGCCCTGGCCGACGCCCTTGGCGCGGGCGGTGCGCACATAGTCCTGCTGCAGCACCTCCAGCATGGTGGCGCGGGTGATGCGGGCGATCAGCGCGACATAGACGCAGCCGAGCGCGATGGCCGGCAGGATGAGGTTCTCGAACCACGGCCAGAGACCCTGCGCGATCGGCGTGTAGCCCTGGACGGGCAGCCATTCGAGCTCGAGCGCGAAGAGATAGGCGAGCAGGTAGCCGACGACGAAGACCGGCACCGAGAAGCCGAAGACCGCGAAGGCCATGATCGCCCGGTCGATCAGGGTTCCGGACTTCCAGGCGGCGACGACGCCGAGCGGCACGGCGATCGACACGGCCAGGATCAGGGTCACGATCATCAGCGACAGGGTCGGCTCGATGCGCTGGGCGATCAGCTGCGTCACCGGCAGGCCGGTGAAGATCGAGGTGCCGAGATCGAAATGCACGAGCCGCCAGACCCAGTCGCCGAACTGGACGAGGAACGGCCGGTCGAGGCCGAGGCTCTGGCGGATCTTCTCGACATCGGCGGGCGAGGCCTGGTCGCCGGCGATCACCGCCGCCGGGTCGCCCGGCGCGATATACAGAAGCGAGAACACGAACAGCGCGACGACCGCCATGACAGGGATCGTCGCGAGTATTCGCCGGGCGATGTAAACGAACATCCGTACCGTCTTTTCAAAAGAAGCCCGGGGCAGGTGGGTTCAAAAGCCCGCCCCGCCCGGGCCGGTTGTTGCCGACAGACCTTATGATCGATCCGCCGGCCATTGAAACTCCCGGAAGGCGGAGACCTGCCTCCCGCTATTCGAGCAGATCTCGCGGTCAGCTCTTCGCCACGTTCCAGAAGAACGGCAGCGGCCCCTTGACGATGCCGCTGACGCTGTTGCGCCAGGCAGTGTAGCCGAGGAAGAAGCCCGAGGGCACGTAGACGACATTGTCGAGCGCCGCCTTGTTGAGCGCGCGCATGGCGACCTTCTCCTCGTCGAGGGTCTTCGCCTCGAACCAGTTGCCCACCTGCTGCTCCACCGCGGGGATGTCGGGCCAGCCGAACCAGGCGCCGTCGCCATTGGCACGGATGGCCGTGTAGCTCGCCGGATTGATGCAGTCGGCGCCGGCATGCCAGGAGAAGAAGATGTTCCAGCCGCCCTGCGCCGGCGGCGCCTTGACGGCGCGGCGCTGACCGGTCGTGCCCCAGTCGGTGGCGATGAAATCGACGTTCATGCCGAGCTTCTTGAGAAGGTCGGCGGCAACGTCGCCCTGGGCCTTGGTGACCGGCTGGTCCTGCGCGACCACCA
This portion of the bacterium YEK0313 genome encodes:
- the gsiC_7 gene encoding Glutathione transport system permease protein GsiC; the encoded protein is MAVVALFVFSLLYIAPGDPAAVIAGDQASPADVEKIRQSLGLDRPFLVQFGDWVWRLVHFDLGTSIFTGLPVTQLIAQRIEPTLSLMIVTLILAVSIAVPLGVVAAWKSGTLIDRAIMAFAVFGFSVPVFVVGYLLAYLFALELEWLPVQGYTPIAQGLWPWFENLILPAIALGCVYVALIARITRATMLEVLQQDYVRTARAKGVGQGGILFLHALKNAAVPIVTVIGIGIALLIGGAVVTESVFAIPGLGRLTVDAILRRDYPVIQGLVLLFSFVYVLVNLAIDLVYTLVDPRIRY